The window CTAGCTGCGAGCTGATTTGCAAGCGATTCGTTGTGCCTCCCCGCGGAATCATAGTGATAGGCAAGGGGCCCTGAGCGGTCCCGACGATCAACGAATAGCAGTGACCAATGGTTACCGCGGCGATTGAGATCCGCCGGGCTGGCGTCGTTCACAGGCAAGAACAGGAAATCGGCTGTATCGTAACCAGTCGTCCGATCATTAACGATGCGATGGAACGCGCGTAGCGCATCGCTCGCTTCGAAGTGGAGCAACTGAGTGGCTATGAGGGGATCCACGAACCGCGTGCGGATGGCAAGATCCGGATTGCTCTGCAGCAATTCCTGCGCCAGGAGCCCGTAGTCCCGGTGAATATGCTCGTCTCCCAGCCACTGCGTCGCACCAAGTGAGGCTCCGCTGCGGTCTTGGATAGGTTGATCAACATGCTGCGGCGGCCGGGTTGGCTCGGACCCGGCGGGTTGATCCGACCGCGAGGGGGTGTCGGGATCGGCCGGTCCCGCCCCACTTGCTTGTTCCCTGGCTTCCCCAAAAGCGGCGTTCGCCTGAACGACTTGTAGGTACTGCCCAAGCCGCTTGAGTGCCACGGAGCGTTTTCCCACGGCTTCGCTGAAGTCCTGGTAGTCTTTTTTCAACGACCATTTCTGCTCGTCATCGCCGTTAAGTCGGCTTGCTATGCTCTCCCTACCCCTTGTCTGAAGCCAATCACTGAACCTTCGTTGATGGCGGGCTGTATTTGTGGCAACTCTCCTTTGGGTAGCCGAGCCTGCTCCGAGCTTGCTCAGCTCTTCGTTGACCAGACCATCGATGATGAGGGCGTCGTCGGGATAAGGATGAAGCTCCTTCACTTCGGACTCGGTGCCTAGGTACTGCCGAAGCCGATCTAGATTCATGTCTGCTTTTCCCACAGTCTTGGTAAAGTCCCTGTAATCGTTCTTCAACGAGCGTTGCTGCTGATCACTGCCGTTGAGCCGGCTGGCTATGCTCCCTCTACCCTCCCTTCGCAGCCAGTCACTGAACCGGCGTCGCGCGCTGGCATTCCACGTGACACGACGACGGTTCTGGTAAGTCGAGTCGGGTCCGAGCGTGCTCAACTCTTCGTTGGCCAGACCATCGATAATGCGGGCGTCGTCGGGATAAGGATGGTGGATTCCTAGCCCCATCAGGCGGGGGCCGGGGCCGACGGCTTGGAGTTCTCGCCCTTCAGGCGCGATCCTCCGGAGATGAGACAGAGCCGACTTGAGACGGTCGTCATCGTCCCCACCGCTTGCCCTGTAGTCCTCTATGTCAGCGGCTAGTGACTCTGGATCGTTAAAGAGCCGAGAAGCCAGCGGATTCCTGTCCTCTGCTCGGAGCCAACGAGCAAACCTTCTAATATGCGCTAAATTGGGCCTGATCGTACCCTCGGGAACCCTTCCGTCCCCTCGGCCAATGCTACCGTCGGGTAAAATTTCGTAGTCTCGGACTGCCTCGCCGAACTGCGAAATGCATTGCTCGTCTTCGGGATATATCTCGCCAGGCGGACGACCACGTTTTACGAAATCCATGCGAAGCTCTTTATGGACCTCGTCGGGCGCCGCGGTGCCGGACGACTTGTTGCGACGGTTTCCCCCGAAGGCATTTCCGACCCCAGACTTGACACGCGACCACAAACCGCGGCTTTTGCGGTCCTTCGTCTGGGCCGCGGGCTCCGGTTCGGACGGTGCTGTATAGCGCGTGCTTTTGAACGGCCTGTCGCGCAAATCAAGGTAGGATTCACCCGCCGCCGAACCGCCAGGGTAAGCGCGAGGCACGTCTACGCTACGGCGCATGCTGCCGAAGGCATCGTCGCGGAGGTTGAATCGAGGCGGCGTTCGCATCCATTCAGTACGCGTGACAATTTCATGCGGCTCGGTGGGTCGAATATCGGGCGAACTCCGGTCAGATGAACTCTCCTCGGGCGAACTGAGCTGCAGATTTGTCAGCTGTTGCTCAAAGCCAGTTTGATTCGCTGGCATGTCGTCCGATTCTTCCCTCGCACGCTGCAGCTCATGCTGCTCAGCGTACCAGCGGGTCCAATAGTTCGGATCGTTATAGTTCGGCTCCACATCGCTCTCCTTAGATGAGCAAGATTTGATAGCTGCCCCTGAGCTAACTCGACGCCCCTGGCTACAAGGGCTCTAACCGTAAGCCGAGGGCGAACAGAACACGAGTGCGGTCGTGGCGCGCACCACGAGCTCGAGCATTTCTCACATACGCCGTCTGGCGACAGCAGATCTCAGCGCGGAGTCTCGGACTTAAGCGACCGCGCACTTTTCAGTGACCTAGCACGACATCGCCACCATCGGCACGCAACTCGTTAGTATGCCTAACCAGCCGACCGTGATGCTAAGGCTTGATCAAATCAGAGAACTGAACGAGCGCGGCAATATAGCTCGAAACCGTTCTCTTCGACGGGCCGCTAGCGAGAGCTTCTTCACGGACGGCGCGAACGAGGTCAGCCTCTGCATCGGAGGGATTCTGGTTTGCCATGCTGGGAGGCTTCGCGCCATCGGATTGCGGATCCTCGTTTAGTTTCTGCTCACACTCCGCTTGCCACGCTTGCTGCTCGTGCAGCATGGAATTGTACATCGGGACATTTCGGTCCAGATCGTGAAACGG is drawn from Bradyrhizobium diazoefficiens and contains these coding sequences:
- a CDS encoding Ulp1 family isopeptidase, which produces MEPNYNDPNYWTRWYAEQHELQRAREESDDMPANQTGFEQQLTNLQLSSPEESSSDRSSPDIRPTEPHEIVTRTEWMRTPPRFNLRDDAFGSMRRSVDVPRAYPGGSAAGESYLDLRDRPFKSTRYTAPSEPEPAAQTKDRKSRGLWSRVKSGVGNAFGGNRRNKSSGTAAPDEVHKELRMDFVKRGRPPGEIYPEDEQCISQFGEAVRDYEILPDGSIGRGDGRVPEGTIRPNLAHIRRFARWLRAEDRNPLASRLFNDPESLAADIEDYRASGGDDDDRLKSALSHLRRIAPEGRELQAVGPGPRLMGLGIHHPYPDDARIIDGLANEELSTLGPDSTYQNRRRVTWNASARRRFSDWLRREGRGSIASRLNGSDQQQRSLKNDYRDFTKTVGKADMNLDRLRQYLGTESEVKELHPYPDDALIIDGLVNEELSKLGAGSATQRRVATNTARHQRRFSDWLQTRGRESIASRLNGDDEQKWSLKKDYQDFSEAVGKRSVALKRLGQYLQVVQANAAFGEAREQASGAGPADPDTPSRSDQPAGSEPTRPPQHVDQPIQDRSGASLGATQWLGDEHIHRDYGLLAQELLQSNPDLAIRTRFVDPLIATQLLHFEASDALRAFHRIVNDRTTGYDTADFLFLPVNDASPADLNRRGNHWSLLFVDRRDRSGPLAYHYDSAGRHNESLANQLAARLGAHFESALMAQQRNGRDCGVYVLDGTRALVSRLAEGLWPAAVPLDSLVIDREQLRRRLSAAPSEPRAAAAADRPGPSIRSVDSAEFWHGVDQAGQPPSDSWNTASFWRDVPIPDHSPVQSVDQPSPSWEQSVGESIFGARQYMPPPVQDLGGFVPSTWQHRNQRAPENLMRGMHWYNVLPSAGRPQTNFTIHGVLYTATLGPSGKQNDIHVFQQ